In the Styela clava chromosome 8, kaStyClav1.hap1.2, whole genome shotgun sequence genome, one interval contains:
- the LOC120345738 gene encoding trypsin beta-like produces the protein MKLLLIAVVCLCGVNADKIIGGTAASNGQFPSMVFQEKSGSFFCGGTIISANRVLSAAHCEQNLIGLTVTAGTVTRNSGGVTIPVNGKVVHPQYNSNTIQNDIMILQLASSFSFISTIAAAPLQTTTPSAGTGITVAGWGDTNSGFIQNLPNDLQYVNVAVISTSECNARTSYNGDILAGMICMGNMAGGEDSCQGDSGGPAYIQGSATIAGITSWGYGCAQANQPGVYTDVAYYISWITSNM, from the exons ATGAAACTTTTACTCATCGCAGTTGTCTGTCTTTGTG GTGTCAATGCCGACAAGATTATTGGTGGTACTGCTGCCTCTAATGGCCAGTTCCCGTCAATGGTCTTCCAGGAAAAAAGTGGCTCATTCTTCTGTGGCGGAACAATCATTTCAGCTAACCGAGTCCTCTCTGCTGCTCACTGCGAACA AAATCTCATTGGATTAACTGTAACTGCTGGAACTGTAACTCGTAACAGTGGTGGAGTTACCATCCCCGTTAACGGAAAGGTGGTTCATCCTCAATACAACTCCAACACAATCCAAAATGACATCATGATTTTGCAGCTTGCA tcATCATTCAGCTTTATTTCGACTATTGCCGCAGCACCTTTGCAAACCACTACACCTTCCGCTGGCACTGGCATAACTGTCGCTGGATGGGGAGACACCAACTCTGGCTTCA TTCAAAATCTTCCAAACGACCTGCAATATGTGAATGTGGCGGTCATTTCTACAAGTGAATGCAATGCCAGAACTTCATACAACGGTGACATTTTAGCTGGAATGATCTGCATGGGAAATATGGCTGGTGGAGAAGACTCTTGCCAG GGTGACTCTGGTGGACCCGCCTACATTCAAGGTTCCGCAACCATTGCCGGAATCACTTCATGGGGCTATGGATGCGCTCAGGCCAATCAACCAGGTGTCTACACTGATGTAGCATACTACATATCCTGGATCACCAGCAACATGTAA
- the LOC120346639 gene encoding trypsin beta-like produces the protein MKLLLIAVLCLCGVNADKIIGGTAASNGQFPSIVFQEKSGSFFCGGTIISANRVLSAAHCEQNLIGLTVTAGTVTRSSGGVTISVSGKVVHPQYNSNTIQNDIMILQLASSFSFSSTIASAPLQLSAPSAGTGITVAGWGDTNSGIIQNLPNNLQSVNVEVISTNDCNARLSYNGDILAGMICMGNMAGGEDSCQGDSGGPAYIQGSTTIAGITSWGYGCAQVNQPGVYTDVAYYRSWITSNM, from the exons ATGAAACTTTTACTCATCGCAGTTCTCTGTCTTTGTG GTGTTAATGCCGACAAGATTATTGGTGGTACTGCTGCCTCTAATGGCCAGTTCCCGTCCATAGTCTTCCAGGAAAAAAGTGGCTCATTCTTCTGTGGCGGAACAATCATTTCAGCTAACCGAGTCCTCTCTGCTGCTCACTGCGAACA GAATCTCATTGGATTAACTGTAACTGCTGGGACTGTAACTCGTAGTAGTGGTGGAGTTACCATCTCCGTTAGCGGAAAAGTGGTTCATCCTCAATACAACTCCAACACAATCCAAAATGACATCATGATTTTGCAGCTTGCA tcATCATTCAGCTTTAGTTCGACTATTGCCTCAGCACCTTTACAATTATCTGCACCTTCCGCTGGCACTGGCATAACTGTCGCTGGATGGGGAGACACCAACTCTGGCATCA TTCAAAATCTTCCAAACAACTTGCAATCTGTGAATGTGGAGGTCATTTCTACAAATGACTGCAATGCCAGACTTTCATACAACGGTGACATTTTAGCTGGAATGATCTGCATGGGAAATATGGCTGGTGGAGAAGACTCTTGCCAG GGTGACTCTGGTGGACCTGCCTACATTCAAGGTTCCACAACTATTGCCGGAATCACTTCATGGGGCTATGGATGCGCTCAGGTCAATCAACCAGGTGTCTACACTGATGTAGCATACTACAGATCCTGGATCACCAGCAACATGTAA
- the LOC144425724 gene encoding trypsin beta-like, translating to MKLLIVAILCLCGANADKIIGGTAASNGQFPSIVFQEKSGSFFCGGTIISANRVLSAAHCEQNLIGLTVTAGTVTRNSGGVTISVSGKVVHPQYNSNTLANDIMILQLASSFSFSSTIASAPLQFSAPSAGTGITVAGWGDTNSGIIQSLPNNLQSVNVAVISTSECNARLAYNGEILAGMICMGNMDGGEDSCQGDSGGPAYIQGSTTIAGITSWGYGCAQANKPGVYTDVAYYRSWITSYM from the exons ATGAAACTTTTAATCGTCGCCATTCTCTGCCTTTGTG GCGCCAACGCCGACAAGATTATTGGTGGTACTGCTGCCTCTAATGGCCAGTTCCCGTCAATCGTCTTCCAGGAAAAAAGTGGCTCATTCTTCTGTGGCGGAACAATCATTTCAGCTAACCGAGTCCTCTCTGCTGCTCACTGCGAACA AAATCTCATTGGATTAACTGTAACTGCTGGAACTGTAACTCGTAACAGTGGTGGAGTTACCATCTCCGTTAGCGGAAAGGTGGTTCATCCTCAATACAACTCCAACACACTTGCAAATGACATCATGATTTTGCAGCTTGCA TCATCATTCAGCTTTAGTTCGACTATTGCCTCAGCACCTTTACAATTCTCTGCACCTTCCGCTGGCACTGGCATAACTGTCGCTGGATGGGGAGACACCAACTCTGGCATCA TTCAAAGTCTTCCAAACAACTTGCAATCTGTAAATGTGGCGGTCATTTCTACAAGTGAATGCAATGCCAGACTTGCATacaacggtgaaattttagctGGAATGATCTGCATGGGAAATATGGATGGTGGAGAAGACTCTTGCCAG GGTGACTCTGGTGGACCTGCCTACATTCAAGGTTCAACAACCATTGCCGGAATCACTTCATGGGGCTATGGATGCGCTCAGGCCAATAAACCAGGTGTCTACACTGATGTAGCATACTACAGATCTTGGATCACCAGCTACATGTAA